From a region of the Rhodococcus sp. 4CII genome:
- a CDS encoding cyclodeaminase/cyclohydrolase family protein: MTIRDDTIAGFLDSLAARTPAPGGGATGALHLGQAAALVSMVARYTTGTKYADHGLLVERICAGADAFREKALQFADDDMAAFTAVIDAYRLPRGTDDESASRTAAIASALAGAAAVPAEVVVAAGEVVALADTLLPVANRTVVSDVAAAAEAARAAATTARVNIEVNLPGITDADTRRALTECVAGVDAILERADSVTTRVRKQLSS, from the coding sequence ATGACCATTCGAGACGACACGATCGCCGGTTTCCTGGACTCACTCGCCGCCCGGACCCCCGCGCCGGGCGGCGGCGCGACCGGCGCGCTGCACCTCGGCCAGGCAGCCGCGCTGGTCTCGATGGTCGCCCGGTACACCACCGGCACGAAGTACGCCGACCACGGTCTGCTCGTCGAACGCATCTGCGCCGGCGCGGATGCGTTCCGCGAGAAGGCCCTGCAATTCGCCGACGACGACATGGCGGCGTTCACTGCCGTGATCGACGCCTACCGGCTACCGCGGGGCACTGACGACGAATCCGCCTCGCGCACAGCGGCGATCGCCTCCGCTCTGGCCGGAGCCGCCGCCGTTCCCGCCGAGGTGGTGGTCGCAGCAGGCGAGGTGGTCGCACTCGCCGACACGCTGTTGCCGGTGGCGAACCGCACCGTCGTCAGCGACGTCGCGGCCGCCGCCGAGGCTGCCCGCGCAGCCGCCACCACCGCCCGCGTCAACATCGAAGTGAACCTGCCCGGCATCACCGATGCAGACACCCGCCGTGCCCTCACCGAGTGCGTCGCCGGTGTCGACGCGATCCTCGAGCGCGCCGACTCCGTCACCACACGAGTACGAAAGCAGCTGAGTTCATGA
- a CDS encoding FAD-dependent oxidoreductase: MGSPRVVIIGAGIVGANLADELTARGWNRITVLDQGPLPLTGGSTSHAPGLVFQTNASKTMTEFARYTVEKFVGLDVDGQWCFNQLGGLEVATTEERLADLHRKQGWATSWGIEGAVLDPAECAKLHPLLDEKRVLGGLYVETDGLAKASRVVVALARRAEARGAVFQGSTKVIGIEQAGGRVTGVATPDGVIPADIVVSCAGFWGPDVGAMVGMDVPLLPLAHQYAKTAQIPELVGRNTELAEAGFPILRHQDQDLYFREHVDRLGIGSYAHRPMPVNLRDLADSSGDVSDADMPSMLPFTDDDFAPSWEQSKLLLPCLESAELEHGFNGVFSFTPDGGPLIGESPDVAGFWIAEAVWVTHSAGVGRAVAQLLVDGRSEIELHGCDVHRFEDVQIAPDYVSETSQQNFVEIYDVLHPLQPKQSPRDLRVSPFHVRQKELGAVFLESAGWERPHWFEANAHLVQQLPAEWQPPAREPWAAQFHSPIAAAEAWKTRTSVAMYDMTPLERLEISGPGALALLDRLTTGKMDKSVGSVTYTLALDDAGGVRSDLTVTRMSDTVFQVGANGHLDLDYFRRQAPGDGSVSVRDITGGTCGIGLWGPRARDLVQALSSDDFSNENFKYFRSKQVRIGGVPVTAMRLSYVGELGWELYTSADNGLRLWDLLWAEGQKHEIIAAGRAAFNSLRMEKGYRSWGSDMTTEHNPYEAGLGFAVRLQKGDFRGRDALDGISDETVERRLACLMIDDRQSVVLGHEPVFVDGEPAGYVTSAAFGHTVGAPIAYAWLPATATVDTTVEIEYFGRRIPATVVAEPLVDPEMKKIRS, translated from the coding sequence ATGGGGTCACCCCGCGTAGTGATCATCGGAGCCGGCATCGTCGGCGCGAATCTGGCCGACGAGCTCACCGCTCGCGGCTGGAATCGGATCACGGTTCTCGACCAGGGACCGTTGCCGCTCACCGGAGGCTCCACGTCGCACGCACCGGGCCTGGTGTTCCAGACCAACGCGTCCAAGACGATGACCGAGTTCGCCCGGTACACGGTCGAGAAGTTCGTCGGACTCGACGTCGACGGGCAGTGGTGTTTCAACCAGCTCGGCGGACTCGAGGTGGCCACCACCGAAGAGCGCCTGGCCGATCTGCACCGCAAGCAGGGCTGGGCCACGTCCTGGGGCATCGAGGGCGCCGTCCTGGACCCGGCCGAGTGCGCGAAACTGCACCCGCTGCTCGACGAGAAGCGGGTCCTCGGCGGCCTGTACGTGGAGACCGACGGCCTCGCGAAGGCCTCCCGGGTCGTCGTCGCGCTCGCCCGCCGCGCCGAGGCCCGCGGAGCGGTGTTCCAGGGCTCGACGAAAGTGATCGGCATCGAGCAGGCCGGCGGCAGGGTCACCGGCGTCGCCACCCCGGACGGGGTGATTCCCGCCGACATCGTCGTCTCGTGCGCCGGCTTCTGGGGTCCCGACGTCGGCGCGATGGTCGGCATGGACGTTCCGCTGCTCCCCCTGGCACACCAGTACGCGAAAACCGCGCAGATTCCCGAACTCGTCGGCCGCAACACCGAACTCGCCGAGGCGGGATTCCCGATCCTGCGCCACCAGGACCAGGACCTGTACTTCCGTGAGCACGTCGACCGCCTCGGCATCGGCTCTTACGCCCACCGCCCGATGCCGGTGAACCTGCGCGACCTGGCCGACAGCAGCGGCGACGTCTCCGACGCCGACATGCCGTCGATGCTCCCCTTCACCGACGACGATTTCGCCCCGTCCTGGGAGCAGAGCAAGCTGCTGCTGCCGTGCCTCGAATCCGCGGAACTCGAGCACGGTTTCAACGGGGTCTTCTCGTTCACCCCGGACGGCGGTCCGCTGATCGGGGAGTCCCCCGACGTCGCCGGATTCTGGATCGCCGAGGCCGTGTGGGTCACCCACTCCGCCGGCGTCGGCCGCGCCGTCGCGCAACTACTCGTCGACGGCCGCTCCGAGATCGAATTGCACGGCTGCGACGTCCACCGCTTCGAGGACGTCCAGATCGCACCCGACTACGTCAGCGAGACCTCGCAACAGAACTTCGTCGAGATCTACGACGTGCTGCATCCGCTGCAGCCCAAACAGTCACCCCGCGACCTGCGGGTGAGCCCGTTCCACGTCCGCCAGAAGGAGCTCGGTGCGGTGTTCCTCGAGAGCGCCGGCTGGGAGCGCCCGCACTGGTTCGAGGCCAACGCGCATCTGGTGCAGCAGCTTCCGGCCGAGTGGCAGCCGCCGGCGAGGGAGCCGTGGGCCGCGCAGTTCCACTCCCCGATCGCCGCGGCCGAGGCCTGGAAGACTCGAACGTCGGTGGCGATGTACGACATGACCCCGCTCGAGCGGCTCGAGATCAGCGGCCCGGGAGCGCTCGCGCTGCTCGACCGGCTCACGACCGGCAAGATGGACAAGTCCGTCGGGTCCGTCACCTACACCCTCGCCCTCGACGACGCGGGAGGCGTGCGCAGCGACCTCACCGTCACCCGAATGTCCGACACCGTCTTCCAGGTCGGCGCCAACGGCCACCTCGACCTCGACTACTTCCGCCGCCAGGCCCCCGGCGACGGCAGCGTGTCGGTCCGGGACATCACCGGCGGCACCTGCGGCATCGGGTTGTGGGGTCCGCGGGCCCGGGACCTGGTGCAGGCACTGAGCAGCGACGACTTCTCCAACGAGAACTTCAAGTACTTCCGATCCAAGCAGGTCCGGATCGGCGGTGTGCCCGTCACCGCAATGCGCCTTTCCTACGTGGGCGAACTCGGCTGGGAGCTGTACACCTCCGCCGACAATGGTCTGCGTCTGTGGGACCTGCTGTGGGCGGAGGGGCAGAAGCACGAGATCATCGCCGCCGGCCGGGCCGCGTTCAACAGCCTGCGGATGGAGAAGGGCTACCGCTCCTGGGGCAGTGACATGACCACCGAGCACAACCCCTACGAGGCCGGTCTCGGCTTCGCCGTCCGGTTGCAGAAGGGCGACTTCCGCGGCCGCGACGCTCTCGACGGCATCTCCGACGAGACCGTCGAGCGGCGCCTCGCGTGCCTGATGATCGACGACCGGCAGTCGGTGGTCCTGGGCCACGAACCCGTCTTCGTCGACGGCGAACCCGCCGGATACGTCACCAGCGCCGCCTTCGGCCACACCGTCGGGGCCCCCATCGCCTACGCCTGGCTTCCCGCCACCGCGACCGTCGACACGACGGTGGAGATCGAGTACTTCGGGCGCCGCATTCCCGCCACCGTCGTCGCCGAACCTCTCGTCGACCCCGAGATGAAGAAGATCCGGTCATGA
- a CDS encoding IclR family transcriptional regulator → MTELDDNSNGDRSRPTGAVQSVDRALAVLEILARLGTAGVTEIADELGVHKSTASRLVAVLDSRGYVAQLKNRGKFQLGNSIVRLARTASPDGDLVRQSQELCAELAHSVGESVNVSILDGNRSVSIVKADGPSGVGTSTWVGQSSPAHATASGKLLLTELSDSDIAERVGETPIALTSKTLTDVQALVESVNAIRERGWAESEEELELGLNAISVPVRDYTSKMIAALSVSGPAYRLLPELFEDVARAALDTSQQISSRLGYAAT, encoded by the coding sequence ATGACTGAATTGGACGATAACTCGAATGGGGATCGGAGCCGGCCGACCGGGGCCGTGCAGTCAGTGGACCGCGCACTGGCCGTCCTCGAAATCCTGGCGAGGCTCGGTACCGCCGGCGTCACGGAAATCGCGGACGAGTTGGGAGTTCACAAGTCGACTGCGTCGCGTCTCGTCGCCGTGCTGGATTCGAGAGGCTACGTTGCGCAATTGAAGAACCGGGGAAAATTTCAACTCGGCAATTCGATCGTCCGTCTCGCCCGCACCGCGTCGCCGGACGGCGATCTGGTGCGGCAGAGTCAGGAATTGTGCGCCGAACTCGCGCACTCCGTCGGTGAGAGCGTGAATGTGTCGATACTCGACGGCAATCGCTCGGTGAGCATCGTCAAGGCAGACGGCCCGTCCGGTGTCGGTACCAGTACATGGGTGGGGCAGAGCAGCCCGGCGCACGCGACGGCGAGTGGGAAATTGTTGCTCACGGAATTGTCCGACAGCGATATTGCCGAGCGCGTGGGAGAAACTCCGATTGCGCTCACGTCCAAAACTCTCACCGATGTGCAGGCGCTCGTGGAGTCGGTGAACGCTATTCGCGAACGGGGCTGGGCCGAGTCCGAGGAGGAACTCGAACTGGGGTTGAACGCGATTTCCGTTCCGGTCCGCGACTACACGTCGAAAATGATTGCAGCGCTGAGTGTGTCCGGACCGGCGTACCGGCTGCTGCCGGAACTGTTCGAGGACGTCGCCCGCGCCGCACTCGACACGTCCCAGCAGATCAGCAGCCGATTGGGCTATGCCGCCACCTAG
- a CDS encoding NAD(P)/FAD-dependent oxidoreductase, protein MTNVPNSVVVLGASLAGLSAVRALREKGYAGRLVVAGSEQSLPYDRPPLSKEFLTGEVTDEDLLLMNSDDDTLDVEWRMNSTATGLVRAPDGSHRVTFDDGSHLDADAVIAATGARARTLPGHSGLTGVHTLRSVDDARALRNSLATARNLVIVGAGFIGAEVASSAAGMSLAVTVVEASPTPLAGPLGTELGAICAGQHAAHGVRLLTGAVVDDLLGDGAVEAVRLGDGTVLPADVVVVGIGAVPNVEWACDSELLIDDGFLTDSSCRTNVPGVYAIGDCARSFDDAHAVHHRSEHWSNAVAQAATVAHTIMATPSGPAAIPYFWSHQYGKMLQFAGTRHSTDEVRFVDGDPGAGSFVATYDRDGDTVGVFAMNNPRLFTRYKKQLARSRA, encoded by the coding sequence ATGACTAATGTTCCGAATTCCGTTGTAGTGCTAGGCGCTTCGCTCGCCGGACTGTCAGCGGTGCGCGCACTTCGCGAGAAGGGATACGCGGGCCGCCTCGTCGTGGCCGGCAGCGAGCAGTCCCTGCCCTACGACCGGCCGCCGCTGTCGAAGGAATTCCTCACCGGCGAGGTGACCGACGAGGACCTGCTGCTCATGAACAGCGACGACGACACCCTCGACGTCGAGTGGCGCATGAACAGCACGGCGACCGGCCTGGTTCGCGCACCCGACGGGAGCCACCGCGTCACCTTCGACGACGGATCCCACCTCGACGCCGACGCCGTGATCGCCGCGACCGGGGCGCGCGCGCGAACCCTCCCGGGACACTCCGGTCTGACCGGGGTGCACACCCTCCGGTCTGTCGACGACGCACGCGCACTGCGGAATTCACTCGCGACAGCGCGGAACCTGGTGATCGTCGGAGCCGGCTTCATCGGAGCGGAGGTCGCATCCAGCGCCGCCGGGATGAGCCTGGCCGTCACCGTAGTCGAGGCGTCGCCGACACCCCTGGCAGGCCCCCTCGGCACCGAACTCGGCGCCATCTGCGCCGGACAGCACGCCGCGCACGGCGTCCGGCTCCTGACCGGCGCGGTCGTGGACGACCTGCTGGGCGACGGCGCCGTCGAAGCCGTCCGACTCGGCGACGGCACCGTCCTTCCCGCCGACGTCGTGGTGGTCGGGATCGGGGCCGTCCCCAACGTGGAGTGGGCCTGCGATTCGGAACTGCTGATCGACGACGGCTTCCTCACGGACTCGTCGTGCCGCACGAACGTCCCCGGCGTCTACGCGATCGGCGACTGCGCACGATCGTTCGACGACGCCCACGCGGTGCACCACCGGAGTGAACACTGGAGCAACGCCGTCGCGCAGGCCGCGACCGTTGCGCACACGATCATGGCGACACCGTCCGGGCCCGCCGCGATCCCGTACTTCTGGTCGCACCAGTACGGCAAGATGCTGCAGTTCGCCGGTACGAGGCACAGCACCGACGAGGTGCGGTTCGTCGACGGGGATCCCGGAGCCGGCTCGTTCGTGGCCACCTACGACCGGGACGGCGACACCGTCGGCGTCTTCGCGATGAACAACCCGCGCCTGTTCACGCGGTACAAGAAGCAACTCGCCAGGTCGCGAGCCTGA
- a CDS encoding bifunctional 3-phenylpropionate/cinnamic acid dioxygenase ferredoxin subunit, translating into MTHPGATAFPVCELVTLPVGDVVTVTPPGRAPISVFHTSDGLYAIDDTCTHQDASLADGWVEGCTVECPLHEACFDLRTGVPSGPPAKIAVRTHDVSIVDGTVLVHLEQKDDVR; encoded by the coding sequence GTGACCCACCCCGGCGCCACAGCCTTCCCCGTGTGCGAACTCGTGACCCTGCCCGTGGGCGACGTCGTCACGGTGACCCCGCCGGGCCGGGCTCCGATCTCCGTCTTCCACACCTCCGACGGCCTGTACGCCATCGACGACACGTGCACCCACCAGGACGCGTCACTCGCCGACGGCTGGGTCGAAGGCTGCACCGTCGAGTGCCCTCTCCACGAAGCCTGTTTCGACCTCCGCACCGGAGTGCCGTCCGGTCCGCCGGCCAAGATCGCCGTCCGCACACACGACGTGTCGATCGTCGACGGCACCGTGCTGGTTCACCTCGAACAGAAGGACGACGTGCGATGA
- a CDS encoding IclR family transcriptional regulator: MSESEATTPATQGGEGKAKTVHAVERAIDVLEIVAAEGKVGASEIAVRLGVHKSTVSRLIASLQQRGFVEETGIRGKYQLGFAVVRLAEATVAQSGLVEVAQPECDRLADAFGETVNLAVLDGAATINVLEARSDRHVALRTWVGQVSPAHATATGKVLVSEMTSGQLRSRLGPRLEALTANTITDFRAFDVELERVRSRGWASTAEELEAGLHSIAVPVRSQVTQRIVASICVSGPEYRLAPERFEAVALELADAVTRIEAQQSAGEGD, encoded by the coding sequence ATGAGTGAATCCGAGGCGACGACGCCCGCGACGCAGGGCGGCGAGGGGAAAGCGAAGACCGTACACGCGGTGGAGCGGGCCATCGACGTGCTCGAGATCGTTGCCGCCGAAGGCAAGGTCGGAGCCTCGGAGATCGCCGTGCGGCTCGGCGTGCACAAGTCCACCGTCTCGCGTCTGATCGCATCGCTGCAGCAGCGCGGATTCGTGGAAGAGACCGGCATCCGCGGCAAATATCAGCTCGGATTCGCGGTCGTCCGGCTGGCCGAGGCGACGGTGGCGCAGAGCGGGCTCGTCGAGGTCGCGCAGCCGGAGTGCGACAGGCTGGCCGACGCCTTCGGTGAGACGGTCAATCTGGCCGTGCTGGACGGCGCGGCGACCATCAATGTGCTCGAGGCGCGCAGCGATCGGCACGTGGCGTTGCGTACGTGGGTGGGGCAGGTCAGCCCGGCGCACGCGACCGCGACCGGCAAGGTCCTGGTTTCGGAGATGACGTCCGGCCAGCTTCGGAGCCGGCTGGGTCCGCGTCTCGAGGCGCTCACCGCCAACACGATCACCGATTTCCGGGCGTTCGACGTGGAACTCGAGCGCGTGCGGTCGCGCGGGTGGGCGTCCACCGCCGAGGAGCTCGAGGCGGGCCTTCACTCCATCGCGGTGCCGGTGCGCAGTCAGGTCACCCAACGGATCGTCGCCTCGATCTGCGTGTCCGGGCCCGAGTACCGGCTCGCACCCGAACGATTCGAGGCGGTGGCGCTCGAACTCGCCGACGCGGTGACGCGGATCGAGGCGCAGCAGTCCGCCGGCGAAGGCGACTGA
- a CDS encoding aromatic ring-hydroxylating dioxygenase subunit alpha has translation MSAPDVQAPAPAPALIPTLGGRYYTDADIFTDEQENLFEAMWFCAVRAADLADPGAFKKITVGRESVLLVRGRDGELRAFLNICRHRGAMLCTEDDGQIRRNLQCPYHAWTYGLDGKLVAAPNMAALRDETGADIDRVRYGLIPVAIREWLGYAWVCLADDPPSFEDDVVGAVTERLGDPGAIDRYQIGSLELGRRIVYDVAANWKLIIENFMECYHCATIHPELTEVLPEFADGLAAQYFVGHGAAFGDDVEGFTVDGSGGFEALSGITPEQDRKYYAITIRPQVFVNLVPDHVIFHRMYPVSADRTIVECDWLYSPEVTASGRDVSRSVELFHRVNQQDFDACERTQPTMASKAYRNGGVLVPAEHHIGEFHDWLLDRLSGDHR, from the coding sequence ATGTCCGCTCCGGACGTTCAAGCCCCCGCCCCCGCCCCCGCCCTGATCCCCACCCTGGGCGGCCGGTACTACACCGACGCCGACATCTTCACGGACGAACAGGAGAACCTCTTCGAGGCGATGTGGTTCTGCGCGGTCCGCGCCGCCGACCTCGCCGATCCCGGAGCCTTCAAGAAGATCACGGTCGGCCGGGAGAGTGTTCTCCTCGTCCGCGGCCGAGACGGGGAACTGCGCGCCTTCCTCAACATCTGCCGCCACCGCGGCGCGATGCTGTGTACCGAGGACGACGGGCAGATCCGCAGGAACCTTCAGTGCCCCTACCACGCGTGGACGTACGGACTCGACGGCAAACTCGTGGCCGCCCCCAACATGGCGGCACTGCGGGACGAGACCGGTGCCGACATCGACAGGGTCCGGTACGGACTGATCCCGGTCGCGATCCGGGAGTGGCTCGGCTACGCCTGGGTGTGCCTGGCCGACGATCCGCCGTCGTTCGAGGACGACGTCGTCGGGGCCGTGACCGAACGACTCGGCGATCCGGGCGCCATCGATCGCTACCAGATCGGCAGCCTGGAACTCGGCCGCAGAATCGTCTACGACGTCGCAGCCAACTGGAAGCTGATCATCGAGAACTTCATGGAGTGCTACCACTGCGCGACCATCCACCCCGAACTCACCGAGGTGCTTCCGGAGTTCGCGGACGGCCTTGCCGCACAGTACTTCGTGGGACACGGTGCCGCCTTCGGCGACGACGTCGAGGGATTCACCGTCGACGGAAGCGGCGGATTCGAGGCGTTGTCCGGCATCACCCCCGAGCAGGACCGCAAGTACTACGCCATCACGATCCGACCGCAGGTGTTCGTCAACCTCGTCCCCGACCACGTCATCTTCCACCGCATGTACCCCGTGTCCGCGGATCGCACCATCGTCGAATGCGACTGGCTGTACTCCCCGGAGGTCACCGCGTCGGGGCGCGACGTCTCCCGATCGGTGGAGTTGTTCCACCGGGTCAACCAGCAGGATTTCGACGCCTGCGAGCGGACGCAGCCCACGATGGCGTCGAAGGCGTACCGGAACGGGGGTGTGCTGGTGCCCGCGGAACACCACATCGGCGAATTCCACGACTGGTTACTCGACAGGCTGAGCGGGGACCACCGATGA
- a CDS encoding BCCT family transporter, giving the protein MTYAGEQPRVTDPHRVQAPKPEPEQTAPSAGEGRGSVDKVVFGTAAALGVGLILWGLLAPENLSVVSTAALDWLVADMGWLFIAASSAFVVFSLFLAFSRYGKIPLGRDGEKPEFRTVSWIAMMFSAGMGIGLMFYGVAEPLAHLVSPPPGTDGSVGSAMATTMFHWGLHPWAIYAVVGLSIAYGSYRRGRKQLISAAFYPLLGRRSEGAAGKVIDVLAIIATMFGTAASLGLGALQIGSGLEIIGWMGHVGTFALVALVGLLTFAFVGSAVSGVARGIHWLSNINMVLAVALALFVFVLGPTVLILNLLPTAIADYAAQLATMSGRTAASAGDDTASWLSSWTIFYWAWWVSWTPFVGMFLARISRGRTIRQFVVGVIVIPTSVSLVWFAVFGGAAVGQQQDGIDLASKSSTEGQLFGMLDHLPWTGFATVLVMVLVAIFFVSGADAASLVMGTLSQRGAREPRTWVVIFWGTLTGGTAALILWTGGSDALQGLQTMTIIAAAPFLLVMIGLCFSLYRDVSRDPLVVGPSKKSAHERVSDTV; this is encoded by the coding sequence ATGACGTACGCCGGCGAACAACCCAGGGTGACCGATCCGCACCGGGTGCAGGCGCCGAAACCGGAGCCGGAGCAGACGGCGCCCTCCGCCGGTGAGGGGCGGGGGAGCGTCGACAAGGTGGTGTTCGGCACGGCCGCGGCGCTCGGTGTCGGACTGATCCTGTGGGGACTGCTGGCGCCGGAGAACCTGTCGGTGGTGTCGACCGCCGCGCTGGACTGGCTGGTGGCCGATATGGGCTGGCTATTCATCGCCGCGTCGTCGGCGTTCGTCGTCTTCTCGCTGTTTCTCGCGTTCTCCCGGTACGGGAAGATTCCGCTCGGCCGCGACGGCGAGAAGCCGGAGTTCCGCACGGTCAGCTGGATCGCGATGATGTTCAGCGCCGGCATGGGCATCGGACTGATGTTCTACGGTGTCGCCGAACCCCTCGCCCACCTGGTGAGCCCGCCGCCGGGAACGGACGGCTCCGTCGGGTCGGCGATGGCCACGACGATGTTCCACTGGGGACTGCACCCGTGGGCGATCTACGCGGTCGTCGGGTTGTCCATCGCCTACGGCTCCTACCGGCGCGGCCGCAAGCAACTCATCAGCGCCGCGTTCTACCCGCTCCTCGGGCGCCGCTCGGAAGGGGCCGCGGGGAAAGTCATCGACGTTCTCGCCATCATCGCGACGATGTTCGGCACCGCCGCGTCGCTCGGACTCGGCGCACTGCAGATCGGCTCCGGTCTCGAGATCATCGGCTGGATGGGCCACGTCGGCACGTTCGCGCTCGTCGCGCTCGTCGGACTGCTGACCTTCGCATTCGTCGGTTCGGCGGTCTCGGGGGTGGCACGCGGCATCCACTGGCTGTCGAACATCAACATGGTGCTGGCGGTGGCCCTCGCGCTCTTCGTGTTCGTCCTCGGCCCGACCGTGCTCATCCTCAACCTGCTCCCCACCGCGATCGCCGACTATGCGGCGCAGCTCGCCACCATGTCCGGGCGGACCGCCGCGAGTGCCGGCGACGACACCGCGTCGTGGCTGTCGTCGTGGACGATCTTCTACTGGGCGTGGTGGGTGTCGTGGACTCCCTTCGTCGGAATGTTCCTCGCCCGGATCAGCCGCGGCCGGACGATCCGGCAGTTCGTCGTCGGCGTGATCGTCATCCCCACCTCGGTCAGCCTGGTGTGGTTCGCGGTGTTCGGCGGTGCCGCCGTCGGACAGCAGCAGGACGGTATCGACCTGGCGTCGAAGTCCTCGACCGAGGGTCAGCTGTTCGGAATGCTCGACCATCTGCCGTGGACGGGGTTCGCCACCGTGCTGGTCATGGTGCTGGTCGCAATCTTCTTTGTGTCCGGTGCCGACGCGGCCTCGCTGGTGATGGGCACCCTGTCGCAACGAGGTGCGCGGGAGCCGAGAACGTGGGTCGTCATCTTCTGGGGAACCCTCACCGGCGGCACCGCGGCCCTCATCCTCTGGACCGGAGGCTCGGACGCCCTGCAGGGACTGCAGACGATGACGATCATCGCCGCCGCACCGTTCCTCCTGGTGATGATCGGATTGTGCTTCTCGCTGTACCGGGACGTCTCCCGGGATCCGCTTGTCGTCGGTCCATCGAAAAAGTCTGCACACGAGAGGGTTTCGGACACAGTATGA